From the genome of Desulfovibrio gilichinskyi, one region includes:
- a CDS encoding bacteriohemerythrin, with protein MTSKTRLSLSLTVVLIMTAALFASTFSPAASSGGSMIIWQISFLVIAIIGTVFSLITINSNIFDQLVLLSKYAKDIKKGIAKSILPQELDNEVLEVGNNLHAAFEALSLKTEESNKRNKELETKAENFEQRLKVSQTELKDVKTAMETILKSASNAQGISGKLFSGIEELSAQINQVSTGMIIQRDRITETATAMEEMNSTVLEVAQNASMAAKSSSQSKENAQQGAEGVIGAIKSFEQIKGTILNLKTTMGSLGQQADNIGKIMTVITDIADQTNLLALNAAIEAARAGDAGRGFAVVADEVRKLAEKTMNATKDVGNAVSTIQANARENITAVEAAAEEIVHSTESAAKSGNLMNAIVGMVDDTNSQVESIAAASEEQSAASEEINMAISDVARISQETSEGMTDSARALAEIAGVIEELDSIVQGISTGKIVDTSSGKIVEWFDDLSVNVRTIDEHHMTLINMINELYQAMRQRKANAAVKEIVDKLLEYTKYHFGYEEKIFDKYKYPDAVSHKKLHRTFEGKIEEFGKGLASGKAIVSSEVIRFLKDWLVKHIMIVDHKYSQFMNEHGIH; from the coding sequence ATGACATCTAAAACGAGGCTTAGCCTCTCACTCACTGTAGTGCTCATTATGACTGCAGCTTTATTTGCTTCCACTTTCTCGCCTGCTGCATCATCAGGCGGATCAATGATCATATGGCAGATTTCATTTCTAGTCATCGCCATCATCGGTACTGTTTTTTCATTAATTACTATTAATTCTAACATCTTCGACCAGCTTGTTTTACTTAGCAAGTATGCAAAAGACATAAAGAAAGGCATAGCAAAATCAATTCTGCCGCAAGAACTTGATAATGAAGTGCTTGAAGTCGGGAATAATCTGCATGCAGCATTCGAAGCTCTCAGTTTAAAAACAGAGGAAAGCAATAAACGCAACAAAGAACTTGAAACTAAAGCTGAAAATTTTGAACAGAGACTTAAAGTTTCGCAAACGGAACTGAAAGATGTAAAAACCGCTATGGAGACTATTCTCAAATCAGCTTCCAACGCTCAGGGTATTTCAGGAAAACTGTTTTCAGGGATTGAAGAACTCAGTGCTCAGATAAATCAAGTCAGCACTGGAATGATTATACAACGCGACAGAATAACTGAAACAGCCACTGCTATGGAAGAAATGAACAGCACAGTACTTGAAGTTGCGCAAAACGCTTCCATGGCCGCCAAAAGCTCAAGTCAATCTAAAGAGAATGCACAGCAAGGCGCTGAAGGCGTAATCGGTGCTATTAAATCATTTGAACAGATTAAAGGAACTATCCTTAATTTAAAAACAACCATGGGCTCTCTTGGTCAGCAAGCAGATAACATCGGCAAAATTATGACCGTCATAACCGATATTGCCGACCAGACTAACCTGCTGGCCCTCAACGCAGCGATTGAAGCAGCCAGAGCAGGGGATGCAGGACGCGGATTTGCAGTTGTTGCTGACGAAGTTCGCAAGCTGGCAGAAAAAACCATGAACGCAACAAAAGATGTCGGTAACGCTGTATCAACAATCCAAGCCAACGCACGCGAAAACATAACTGCTGTAGAGGCTGCGGCCGAAGAAATTGTTCACTCCACAGAATCAGCAGCTAAATCCGGCAACCTGATGAATGCTATTGTCGGAATGGTTGATGACACCAACTCTCAGGTTGAATCAATCGCAGCAGCCAGCGAAGAACAGTCGGCAGCTTCAGAAGAAATCAATATGGCAATCAGTGATGTAGCCAGAATTTCACAGGAAACGTCAGAAGGGATGACTGATTCAGCCAGAGCTCTTGCGGAAATTGCAGGTGTAATTGAAGAGCTCGACTCAATTGTTCAGGGTATTTCAACCGGTAAAATTGTGGATACAAGTTCCGGCAAGATAGTTGAATGGTTTGACGACCTTTCTGTAAATGTCAGAACAATTGATGAGCACCACATGACTTTGATCAACATGATTAACGAGCTCTATCAGGCAATGCGCCAACGCAAAGCAAATGCTGCAGTCAAAGAAATTGTGGACAAACTGCTTGAGTACACTAAATATCACTTCGGATACGAAGAAAAGATTTTTGACAAGTACAAATACCCTGATGCAGTTTCCCATAAAAAACTTCACCGCACCTTTGAAGGCAAGATTGAAGAATTCGGAAAAGGACTGGCTTCAGGTAAGGCAATCGTTTCCAGTGAGGTCATAAGATTCTTAAAAGACTGGCTGGTTAAACACATCATGATTGTCGACCACAAGTACTCACAGTTTATGAATGAGCACGGCATCCACTAG
- a CDS encoding cation:proton antiporter: MGIASDLVILILAGLLGGFAARLLRQPLLLGYIVAGVIVGPYTGGITVSGVHDIELLAEIGVALLLFTLGIEFSIKELKPVKAVALLGTPLQIVLTMAFGWGIGSLMGWDSHLSLWFGAFISLSSTMVVLKTLESRGLVGTLSSRVMIGMLVVQDLVVVPMLILMPQLGSDAFGLGQVGFAALKTVLFLASMFLLGTRIIPHVMKIVASWNSRETFMLTCSGIGLGIGYATHMLGLSFAFGAFVAGMVLSESKYAYQALSDILPLRDVFSLIFFASIGMLINPVFIWHNLTTILLLTFCIFIGKGIIFGCISYLFNYKNVIPLALGLGMFQVGELSFLLLQQGAESGSFPREYFPLFMGTGILTMMLTPILSSLTSPLYSFFKKRTGWNPLQTVHIPIEGLEQHVVILGGGRFGSYVAGVLETVDIPYVIIELNSNKVEEAVERGQDVIYGDAAQEIVLNAAEVSRARMVLMTIPSINGSGAVFEKLKKLAPGTPVVALSRNQEQLEVLNSLGVHNIIMPEFETSLEMIRQILRHFSLPAAEVQNVMDSMRRDRYTTDVERQNPEHELLSTLRAASDSIELTWVQVGDKSCLAGQTLAESRIRTVTGVSVAGVLRGEKFSINPDGHFELHAGDFVGIMGSKNNIIKFNEFAAVAGVSSVSE; this comes from the coding sequence TTGGGAATCGCCTCTGATCTTGTAATACTTATTTTAGCCGGGTTACTCGGTGGATTCGCGGCTCGCTTACTACGCCAGCCGCTATTGCTTGGCTATATTGTCGCCGGAGTTATTGTAGGCCCGTATACAGGCGGAATAACAGTCTCAGGTGTTCATGATATAGAGTTGCTCGCGGAAATAGGGGTTGCGCTGCTTCTGTTTACCCTCGGCATTGAATTCTCTATCAAAGAATTAAAACCTGTCAAAGCTGTGGCGTTGCTCGGTACACCGTTGCAGATAGTTTTAACGATGGCTTTCGGGTGGGGAATAGGGTCGCTTATGGGTTGGGATTCGCACCTCTCGCTGTGGTTCGGTGCTTTTATATCCCTTTCAAGTACGATGGTTGTCTTAAAAACCCTTGAAAGCCGTGGGCTGGTGGGAACTCTTTCCAGCAGGGTAATGATCGGAATGCTTGTTGTTCAGGATCTGGTTGTGGTCCCGATGCTTATCCTCATGCCTCAGTTAGGCTCAGACGCTTTCGGACTGGGGCAGGTTGGTTTTGCCGCGCTTAAAACGGTCTTGTTTCTGGCTTCAATGTTTTTATTGGGAACGCGTATTATTCCTCACGTTATGAAAATTGTTGCAAGCTGGAATTCCCGTGAAACATTTATGCTTACTTGCAGCGGTATCGGTCTAGGGATCGGATATGCTACACACATGCTGGGATTGTCCTTCGCTTTCGGGGCATTTGTCGCGGGCATGGTACTTAGTGAATCTAAATATGCTTACCAGGCTTTAAGCGATATTCTTCCTCTCCGTGACGTATTCAGTCTGATATTTTTTGCATCAATAGGGATGCTTATAAATCCTGTATTTATTTGGCATAACTTAACTACCATTCTTTTGCTGACATTTTGTATTTTTATAGGCAAGGGGATTATTTTCGGATGTATCTCGTACTTATTCAATTATAAGAATGTGATACCTTTAGCCCTTGGTCTTGGCATGTTTCAGGTCGGTGAGCTCTCTTTTCTGCTGTTGCAGCAAGGGGCTGAATCAGGTTCATTTCCCAGAGAATATTTTCCGCTGTTTATGGGGACAGGAATTCTCACCATGATGCTGACTCCGATTCTCTCATCACTTACTTCGCCGCTATATTCTTTTTTTAAAAAACGTACTGGGTGGAACCCGTTACAAACAGTGCATATTCCCATAGAAGGTTTGGAGCAGCATGTAGTTATTCTAGGCGGTGGAAGATTCGGTTCTTATGTTGCTGGAGTTCTGGAGACAGTCGATATCCCTTATGTCATTATTGAGCTTAATTCCAACAAAGTTGAGGAGGCAGTTGAGAGGGGGCAGGATGTTATTTACGGAGATGCCGCACAGGAGATAGTATTAAATGCTGCGGAAGTTTCGCGTGCACGTATGGTGCTTATGACAATACCCTCTATTAACGGGTCCGGTGCTGTTTTTGAAAAATTGAAAAAGCTCGCTCCTGGAACGCCTGTTGTGGCTCTGTCCAGAAATCAGGAGCAGTTAGAGGTTCTTAATAGTTTAGGAGTGCATAATATTATTATGCCTGAATTTGAAACCAGTCTCGAAATGATTCGTCAGATACTGCGCCATTTCAGTCTGCCTGCAGCAGAAGTTCAGAATGTAATGGATTCCATGCGCAGAGACAGGTATACAACAGATGTTGAACGGCAGAACCCCGAGCATGAGCTGCTGTCTACTCTACGAGCAGCATCTGACTCTATTGAGCTTACTTGGGTGCAAGTAGGAGATAAGTCGTGTCTAGCAGGGCAGACTTTGGCCGAAAGCAGGATAAGAACTGTTACAGGCGTTTCCGTTGCCGGTGTTCTCAGGGGGGAAAAGTTCAGTATTAATCCTGATGGACATTTTGAGTTACACGCTGGAGATTTTGTCGGAATTATGGGGTCAAAGAATAATATTATTAAATTTAATGAATTTGCAGCTGTTGCGGGAGTAAGCTCTGTTTCTGAGTAA
- the ettA gene encoding energy-dependent translational throttle protein EttA, with protein sequence MSNEPDKIIYSMVRVSKYYDKKPILKDISLSYFYGAKIGVLGLNGSGKSSLLKILAGIDESFEGETHVSSGYTIGFLEQEPLVDENRTVREVVEEGVANIAAIVNEFNEINAKFAEPMEPEEMDALLERQANVQEQMDANGAWDLDSRLEMAMDALRCPPGDTPVSVISGGEKRRVALCRLLLQEPDILLLDEPTNHLDAESVAWLERHLQTYAGTIIAVTHDRYFLDNVAGWILELDRGRGIPWKGNYSSWLEQKEKRLSNEAKTDEKRIKALSSELEWIRMSPKGRHAKSKARVKAYEELANQESNERAKDLELYIPPGPRLGKKVIEAKGIRKQAGDKLLLDNVNFMIPAGAIVGIIGPNGAGKTTLFKMISGQDKPDAGEISVGETVQVTHVDQHRDALDPDKTVYEIISGGNEFIKLGDREINARAYVGKFNLTGSEQQKKCSVLSGGERSRVHLALMLQEGGNVLLLDEPTNDLDVNTMRSLEEGLNNFSGCVLVISHDRWFLDRIATHILAFEGDSTTYWFEGSYSEYEEDKKKRLGKEADQPHRIKYRKLTR encoded by the coding sequence ATGAGTAACGAACCTGATAAGATCATTTATTCAATGGTCAGGGTCAGCAAATATTATGACAAGAAGCCGATCCTTAAAGACATATCTCTTTCCTATTTTTATGGAGCTAAAATCGGAGTACTCGGCCTTAACGGGTCCGGTAAAAGTTCGCTTCTTAAAATTTTAGCAGGAATCGACGAAAGCTTTGAAGGTGAAACTCATGTTTCATCCGGTTACACAATCGGTTTCCTTGAACAGGAACCACTGGTTGACGAAAACCGTACTGTCCGTGAGGTAGTCGAAGAAGGCGTTGCTAATATTGCTGCAATTGTTAACGAATTTAATGAAATCAACGCCAAGTTTGCTGAGCCGATGGAACCTGAAGAAATGGATGCACTGCTTGAAAGGCAGGCAAACGTTCAGGAACAAATGGATGCAAACGGCGCATGGGATCTTGATTCCAGATTAGAAATGGCCATGGATGCTCTGCGGTGTCCTCCCGGAGATACTCCGGTATCCGTTATTTCCGGTGGTGAAAAACGCCGCGTAGCTCTCTGCCGTTTACTACTTCAAGAACCGGACATCCTCCTTCTTGATGAACCTACAAACCATCTTGACGCTGAATCAGTTGCATGGCTTGAAAGACATCTGCAAACCTATGCAGGAACAATCATTGCCGTGACACATGACCGCTACTTCCTCGACAATGTTGCGGGATGGATTCTGGAACTGGACCGCGGCCGCGGCATTCCATGGAAAGGTAATTACTCTTCATGGCTTGAGCAGAAAGAGAAAAGACTTTCAAACGAAGCTAAAACTGACGAAAAAAGAATCAAAGCACTTTCCAGCGAACTTGAATGGATACGCATGTCTCCCAAAGGACGCCATGCTAAGAGCAAGGCCAGAGTTAAGGCCTACGAAGAACTGGCTAATCAAGAATCCAACGAACGGGCAAAAGATCTTGAACTTTACATTCCACCGGGACCGCGTCTTGGTAAAAAAGTTATCGAAGCAAAAGGAATCCGTAAACAGGCCGGAGACAAGCTGCTTCTCGATAACGTAAACTTCATGATCCCTGCCGGAGCTATTGTCGGTATTATCGGCCCTAACGGAGCCGGTAAAACTACGCTTTTCAAAATGATCTCAGGACAGGATAAGCCTGATGCAGGTGAAATATCAGTTGGTGAAACAGTACAGGTCACTCATGTAGACCAGCACCGTGACGCTCTTGATCCTGACAAAACTGTTTATGAAATTATTTCCGGCGGTAATGAATTCATCAAACTTGGTGACCGGGAAATTAACGCACGCGCATATGTAGGAAAATTCAACCTGACCGGATCTGAACAGCAGAAAAAATGTTCTGTCCTGTCCGGCGGGGAAAGAAGCCGCGTACATCTTGCGCTGATGTTGCAGGAAGGCGGAAACGTGCTTCTGCTCGATGAACCTACCAACGACCTTGATGTCAACACCATGCGCTCCCTTGAAGAAGGACTGAACAACTTCAGCGGCTGTGTACTGGTAATCAGCCATGACCGTTGGTTCCTCGACCGCATAGCTACCCATATTCTCGCTTTTGAAGGGGATTCTACGACATATTGGTTTGAAGGATCATATTCTGAATATGAAGAAGATAAGAAGAAAAGACTTGGTAAAGAAGCTGACCAGCCTCACCGCATCAAGTACCGCAAACTTACCCGTTAA
- a CDS encoding flavin reductase family protein codes for MGKINIGIQGFTMPMPQTILGCRQGGRSNFMALAWTTRVNYNPALIMAAVGKKHFSNSAIKESGEFSVNIPSSDMVEITDFVGLVSGSQLDKSELFTIHKGELENAPIIVECPMGIECKVLDSMELPNDTLFVGEVIATWCNEGVLTDGMPDIKKVNPFTLTMPDNRYWAVGECIGRAWHEGKSLK; via the coding sequence ATGGGGAAAATAAATATTGGAATTCAAGGCTTCACCATGCCTATGCCTCAGACCATTTTGGGATGCCGTCAAGGTGGGCGTAGCAATTTTATGGCTTTGGCCTGGACTACAAGGGTTAACTATAATCCTGCTTTAATTATGGCCGCAGTAGGCAAAAAACATTTTTCCAATTCCGCCATTAAAGAGTCAGGTGAGTTCAGTGTGAATATCCCTTCCTCAGATATGGTCGAAATTACAGATTTTGTTGGATTAGTCTCCGGCAGTCAGCTTGATAAATCTGAATTGTTCACAATTCATAAGGGTGAACTTGAAAATGCCCCTATCATTGTTGAATGCCCTATGGGGATAGAGTGCAAGGTTCTTGACTCCATGGAGTTGCCTAACGACACTCTCTTTGTCGGAGAGGTTATTGCTACATGGTGTAACGAAGGAGTGCTAACTGACGGAATGCCTGATATTAAAAAGGTCAATCCTTTCACTCTGACAATGCCTGACAATCGTTATTGGGCGGTTGGAGAATGCATCGGTCGGGCGTGGCATGAAGGAAAGAGTTTAAAGTAA
- a CDS encoding substrate-binding periplasmic protein, with the protein MKTLITAIMLIALFIPTPSIARELLTLITDPFPPLYYQVDGENKGIYCEILDLTFKEMKIPYTLAFVPWERALRMAETQRSDGIPGTAKTKERDRFLIFPDEPISVIDIVVFHRKDDTFKFDGISSLAGKRIGTIDGYSYGKEFDQSNLFSKEKVSSLKLNFLKLQAKRIDLVIAYKNVALYTLQSLNLTDQFSYSSLPVHRAALYLAFSKKPGYEQLAEEFSQTLRKIKNTEAAQELFKKAELN; encoded by the coding sequence ATGAAAACATTGATCACTGCCATCATGTTAATCGCTTTATTCATACCGACACCTTCGATAGCCAGAGAACTCCTTACCCTTATCACCGATCCTTTTCCCCCGCTCTATTATCAAGTAGACGGCGAAAACAAAGGTATTTACTGCGAAATATTAGATCTAACTTTCAAAGAGATGAAAATTCCATATACACTTGCTTTTGTTCCATGGGAAAGAGCATTACGAATGGCGGAAACTCAGCGGTCAGACGGAATCCCAGGAACAGCAAAAACCAAAGAACGAGACCGATTTCTAATTTTTCCCGATGAACCCATATCAGTAATTGATATAGTAGTATTTCACCGCAAAGATGATACTTTTAAATTTGATGGTATTTCTTCACTGGCCGGTAAAAGAATCGGCACAATTGATGGATATTCATATGGAAAGGAATTCGACCAAAGCAACTTATTCAGCAAAGAAAAAGTAAGCTCTTTAAAACTTAATTTCCTTAAGCTTCAGGCCAAAAGAATCGATCTTGTCATTGCGTACAAAAATGTAGCCCTATACACACTGCAAAGCTTAAATCTTACTGATCAATTTTCTTACAGTTCACTACCAGTCCACCGCGCAGCTCTATATTTAGCTTTTTCCAAAAAACCTGGTTATGAACAGTTAGCTGAAGAATTCAGCCAGACTCTCAGAAAAATTAAGAATACAGAAGCTGCCCAGGAACTATTTAAAAAAGCAGAACTTAATTAA
- a CDS encoding methyl-accepting chemotaxis protein produces the protein MKIKSINTVITIVIFVLVATTFSVCVWWVAGDTYDALFKEQKKSMASMVDESMNALEMYIGQGQDLANVIANDPRTVSALSGGSLNEADSFLKSLMGVSRDYAVAMIFDKKGIIVSGYTNTGKSAAGGDRSSREYVKKILSGDDQYVSHEILKSMSAGGILIFSIANSVRDANGNIVGGVAVFPKWEKFTSTFVDPFRVGKDGYCLMIDGKGQIIAHATDKSLYLKNFSDLPFMKSVMSKKNGGEYYEWQGREKYMEYKTIPLTGWTFIVSAYESDLTAAATNQRNVLIVAGAAVVLLLSGLMVTLLRFLIIKPVSNILEFSGEVAGGNLQAELHGTYRYEFNALAEKISHMVYELKEKLGFSEGVLKGLVLPCGLIGPDGKILWTNKELCELVDSPHTPEGAVGLSAGEFVFGDPNRETLAQAAFRTQEKQEGEIELKTFSGKLKNIKISTTPFYDMDKKLLGAIAIWIDMTDLKQQAKKVAEQNARMTRAAKEAESISQNLSSASEELSAQIEQSSRGAEDQRDRVGETSAAMEEMNATVLEVARNAGTAAEDADSAKEKAQNGAKIVSSVIEAVEGVKKQADALKSSMELLGVEAAEIGTILRVINDIADQTNLLALNAAIEAARAGEAGRGFAVVADEVRKLAENTMAATSEVGGAINKIQGMTTENIKATEEAAKSAHRSSELANESGKTLTEIVHLVESAADQVRSIATAAEQQSATSDEINRATEDISRISMETSQVLDESAKAIQEVASMASRLNSVIEDIQS, from the coding sequence ATGAAAATTAAAAGCATCAACACTGTGATAACTATTGTAATATTCGTACTGGTTGCAACAACTTTTTCCGTTTGTGTGTGGTGGGTTGCAGGCGATACTTATGATGCACTTTTTAAAGAGCAAAAAAAGTCGATGGCTAGTATGGTTGATGAGTCAATGAACGCCCTTGAAATGTATATAGGACAAGGACAAGATCTTGCAAATGTTATTGCAAATGATCCGAGGACTGTTTCAGCTCTCAGCGGGGGCAGCCTTAATGAAGCTGACAGTTTTTTGAAATCTTTGATGGGGGTTTCAAGAGATTACGCGGTTGCAATGATTTTTGATAAAAAAGGTATTATTGTTTCCGGGTACACTAATACAGGTAAGAGTGCAGCTGGCGGGGACAGGTCTTCACGTGAATATGTAAAGAAAATTCTTTCCGGTGATGACCAATATGTTTCGCATGAAATTTTAAAATCAATGAGTGCCGGCGGAATTCTTATTTTTTCCATTGCGAACAGTGTCCGTGATGCAAACGGAAATATTGTCGGAGGTGTTGCGGTATTTCCAAAGTGGGAAAAGTTTACCAGTACTTTTGTAGATCCTTTCCGCGTTGGTAAAGATGGATACTGTTTAATGATTGATGGCAAAGGGCAGATTATTGCCCATGCTACGGATAAAAGTTTGTATTTGAAGAATTTTTCCGATTTGCCTTTCATGAAAAGTGTTATGTCAAAAAAGAACGGTGGTGAATATTATGAATGGCAAGGGCGTGAAAAGTATATGGAGTACAAAACTATTCCACTCACAGGTTGGACTTTTATTGTAAGTGCTTATGAATCTGATTTAACTGCTGCAGCTACCAATCAGCGAAATGTTTTGATTGTTGCAGGAGCTGCAGTTGTTCTTTTGCTTAGTGGATTAATGGTTACACTTTTAAGATTTCTTATTATTAAACCTGTTTCAAATATTCTTGAATTTTCCGGTGAAGTAGCCGGCGGCAATCTCCAAGCTGAGCTTCATGGGACTTACAGATATGAATTTAATGCGCTGGCTGAAAAAATAAGCCATATGGTTTATGAGCTAAAAGAAAAACTGGGCTTTTCCGAGGGAGTTCTTAAGGGACTGGTTCTTCCATGCGGTCTTATAGGACCGGATGGTAAAATTCTGTGGACTAATAAAGAGTTGTGCGAACTCGTTGACAGTCCGCACACTCCGGAAGGGGCTGTCGGTCTTTCTGCCGGCGAGTTTGTGTTCGGTGATCCAAACAGAGAAACTCTGGCGCAGGCCGCATTTAGAACGCAGGAGAAACAGGAAGGAGAGATTGAACTTAAAACTTTCTCCGGTAAGCTTAAGAATATAAAAATCTCAACGACTCCTTTCTATGATATGGACAAGAAGCTGCTTGGTGCGATCGCTATCTGGATTGATATGACAGATCTAAAACAGCAGGCTAAGAAGGTAGCTGAGCAGAATGCGAGAATGACCCGTGCTGCTAAGGAAGCGGAATCTATTTCACAAAATCTTTCAAGTGCATCCGAAGAGCTTTCTGCCCAGATTGAACAGTCAAGCCGAGGTGCTGAAGATCAGCGAGATAGAGTAGGCGAGACTTCTGCCGCAATGGAAGAGATGAACGCTACAGTTCTTGAAGTTGCGCGTAACGCCGGAACTGCTGCGGAAGATGCCGACAGTGCAAAAGAGAAAGCTCAAAACGGGGCTAAAATCGTAAGCAGTGTTATTGAGGCTGTAGAAGGTGTTAAGAAACAGGCCGATGCCCTTAAAAGTTCAATGGAGCTCCTTGGGGTGGAAGCTGCTGAAATAGGCACCATTTTGAGAGTTATTAATGATATCGCCGACCAGACGAACCTGCTTGCTCTTAATGCGGCTATTGAAGCTGCAAGAGCCGGTGAAGCCGGGCGCGGATTTGCCGTCGTTGCGGATGAAGTCCGTAAACTTGCCGAAAATACTATGGCGGCAACCAGTGAAGTCGGTGGAGCTATCAATAAAATACAAGGTATGACTACTGAAAATATTAAAGCTACTGAAGAAGCTGCCAAGTCAGCTCATCGCAGCAGTGAACTTGCTAATGAATCCGGCAAAACTCTTACTGAGATTGTTCACCTTGTAGAGAGCGCCGCTGATCAGGTAAGAAGTATCGCTACTGCCGCTGAACAACAGTCTGCAACCAGTGATGAAATCAACAGAGCTACAGAAGATATCAGCAGAATCTCCATGGAAACATCGCAGGTTCTGGACGAATCCGCTAAAGCTATTCAAGAAGTTGCTTCCATGGCATCAAGGCTGAATTCGGTGATTGAAGACATTCAGTCTTAG
- the zupT gene encoding zinc transporter ZupT, which translates to MFSENVSFALGLTLFAGLSTGIGSALAFFAKKTNTRFLSISLGFSAGVMIYVSFMEIMNKAKTALQADLGNIVGTWVAVGAFFGGILFIALIDKLVPSYENPHEMHRVEEMNENDPFAGKSKKKLLRMGMMSALAIGIHNFPEGLATFTAALKDPHLGVAIAVAIAIHNIPEGIAVSVPIYYATGSKKKAFAYSFLSGIAEPVGALVGYVLLMPFMSDTVFGVIFAGVAGIMVFISFDELLPAAEEYGEHHLSIYGLIAGMVVMAISLLLFL; encoded by the coding sequence ATGTTTTCGGAAAATGTCAGCTTTGCATTAGGACTCACTCTGTTTGCGGGGCTTTCTACAGGGATTGGTTCTGCTTTGGCTTTTTTTGCCAAAAAGACAAACACCCGTTTTTTATCTATTTCGTTAGGATTTTCAGCCGGAGTAATGATCTACGTCTCTTTTATGGAGATTATGAATAAAGCTAAAACAGCTTTACAGGCTGATCTGGGAAATATTGTTGGAACATGGGTGGCAGTCGGAGCTTTTTTTGGCGGTATATTGTTTATTGCCTTAATTGATAAACTAGTTCCAAGTTACGAAAATCCTCATGAAATGCACCGCGTTGAGGAAATGAACGAGAACGATCCGTTTGCCGGAAAGAGTAAGAAAAAACTTTTACGAATGGGAATGATGTCGGCTCTTGCAATCGGTATTCATAATTTCCCGGAAGGTCTTGCCACGTTCACAGCAGCTCTGAAAGACCCGCACCTCGGCGTAGCTATCGCAGTTGCAATTGCGATCCATAATATTCCTGAAGGAATTGCTGTCTCCGTTCCCATCTATTATGCAACCGGCAGTAAGAAAAAAGCTTTTGCTTATTCATTCTTGTCCGGCATTGCAGAGCCGGTAGGAGCTCTTGTCGGGTATGTGCTGCTTATGCCTTTCATGTCTGATACTGTCTTCGGGGTGATTTTCGCCGGGGTTGCCGGTATTATGGTTTTTATTTCCTTTGATGAACTCTTGCCTGCGGCTGAAGAATACGGGGAGCATCACCTTTCAATTTATGGATTGATTGCCGGTATGGTGGTAATGGCTATCTCGTTGCTGTTATTCTTGTAG
- a CDS encoding LysR family transcriptional regulator yields the protein MSKTNPANFDLNLLVILDTVFCERSLTLAGKKLFMTQSAISHALSKLRDHFEDRLFIRRGNSMDPTPLCVELHKTLAPSLKKILESLDDRGEFSPKSSNRTFCLGLSDYLCNLLLPEIISKIQNEAPNITLRIVQATYEQRTAMLQNGKLDIFIGCSRDYGAGVFKEQLFQDREVCVLRKDHPVTGEVMTEEELSKAEFVALSLSESGLGFLEDYLYHKGVQRKIKVVVQQEVVIPSLVSSSNLIGSLAERLAQVYTEIMPLRIIKLPLENTIFEIYQHWHAVNNNDPAHIWMRAVIKHVADSLPKLSE from the coding sequence ATGAGCAAAACTAATCCAGCAAATTTTGATCTTAACCTACTTGTAATACTCGATACGGTTTTTTGCGAACGCAGCCTTACGCTTGCCGGGAAAAAACTGTTTATGACTCAATCCGCAATCAGCCACGCTCTTTCAAAGCTCAGGGATCACTTCGAGGACCGTCTTTTCATCCGCCGTGGAAATAGCATGGACCCGACTCCGCTCTGCGTAGAGCTTCATAAAACGCTGGCTCCGTCCTTAAAGAAAATTCTTGAATCTCTTGACGACCGAGGTGAATTTTCCCCGAAATCTTCCAACAGGACTTTCTGCCTGGGGTTAAGTGATTATCTTTGCAACCTGTTACTACCGGAAATAATTTCTAAAATTCAGAATGAAGCCCCAAATATCACACTGCGAATTGTTCAGGCAACATACGAACAGCGCACTGCAATGCTGCAAAACGGGAAACTGGATATTTTTATCGGTTGTTCAAGAGATTATGGCGCGGGAGTGTTTAAGGAACAACTTTTTCAAGACAGAGAAGTTTGTGTTCTGCGCAAAGATCATCCTGTAACAGGAGAAGTAATGACAGAGGAAGAGTTGTCAAAAGCAGAATTTGTAGCCCTTTCTCTATCTGAATCAGGTTTGGGATTTCTTGAGGACTATTTATATCACAAAGGGGTTCAGCGAAAAATAAAAGTTGTTGTACAGCAGGAAGTAGTAATTCCTTCTCTTGTCAGTTCGTCCAACCTTATCGGGTCGCTTGCCGAGAGGCTGGCTCAGGTATATACTGAAATCATGCCGCTTCGTATTATCAAACTCCCGCTTGAAAATACAATTTTTGAAATTTATCAACACTGGCATGCTGTTAATAACAACGATCCGGCACATATTTGGATGCGAGCGGTGATAAAACATGTTGCAGACTCGTTACCCAAATTAAGTGAGTAA